One segment of Gemmatimonadales bacterium DNA contains the following:
- a CDS encoding TolC family protein: protein MILTMVAAIGYAQEAPARKLSLADALEIARQNNPAYLTKVSDRYPAAAQALNSTVSLFTPTASVGGGSSWTQAGLVNLGSGLQYPLNRTQALSWNLSIFYQLSGSSIANRGYYAASLRAADQDIAGQRTLLETAVKQEYINLLEARAQADLAQHVVARAQEVLNLAQAQYNVGQKTMIDVRTAQVAKGNADVSLLQSQQNVQNEVLKLYQLLGVPAPEPPNVVPTDTFPVVEPAYSEDSLVNLALRENPILLSFRAREGAANWNVRGAYSSYLPALQFSASYGKFTQRVYTQADSGTVVPMPFGPDTIVTKTTGTNPWNVRLGLSLPIFDAFSRHSQVSQARAARQDLQYSIRQQELLVRESVSAAYLALLTAYRTIAVRANNRTAADEALSLATERYRVGSGSIIELLDARVASEQAGVDYVTSVYDYHKAIAALEQAVGQPLR from the coding sequence GTGATTCTGACCATGGTGGCGGCGATCGGCTACGCGCAGGAGGCGCCGGCGCGGAAGCTGTCGTTGGCCGACGCGTTGGAGATCGCGCGGCAGAACAACCCGGCCTATCTGACCAAGGTGAGCGATCGGTATCCAGCGGCGGCCCAGGCCCTCAACTCGACCGTGTCGCTGTTCACGCCGACCGCGAGCGTCGGTGGCGGTTCCTCCTGGACGCAGGCCGGCCTCGTCAACCTTGGCTCCGGGCTCCAATACCCGTTGAATCGCACCCAGGCGTTGAGCTGGAACCTCAGCATCTTCTACCAGCTCTCCGGCAGCTCGATCGCGAACCGCGGCTACTACGCGGCCTCGCTGCGGGCGGCGGACCAGGACATTGCCGGCCAGCGCACCCTGCTCGAGACAGCCGTGAAGCAGGAGTACATCAACCTGCTCGAGGCCCGGGCCCAGGCCGACCTGGCCCAGCACGTGGTGGCGCGGGCCCAGGAAGTGCTGAATCTGGCGCAGGCGCAGTACAACGTCGGCCAGAAGACGATGATCGACGTGCGGACGGCGCAGGTCGCCAAGGGCAATGCCGACGTCTCGTTGCTCCAGTCCCAGCAGAACGTCCAGAACGAGGTGCTCAAGCTCTACCAGTTGCTCGGCGTGCCTGCGCCCGAGCCGCCGAACGTGGTCCCGACGGACACGTTCCCCGTGGTCGAGCCCGCGTACAGCGAGGACTCGCTGGTGAATCTGGCGCTCCGGGAGAACCCGATCCTGCTTTCGTTTCGGGCGCGGGAGGGGGCGGCCAACTGGAACGTTCGAGGGGCGTACTCCTCGTACCTTCCGGCGCTGCAGTTCTCGGCCAGCTACGGCAAGTTCACCCAGCGGGTGTACACGCAGGCGGATTCGGGGACCGTGGTTCCTATGCCGTTTGGTCCCGACACCATCGTCACCAAGACCACCGGGACCAATCCCTGGAACGTGCGGCTGGGCCTCTCGCTGCCGATCTTCGACGCATTCTCCCGTCACTCCCAGGTGTCGCAGGCGCGGGCGGCCCGCCAGGATCTCCAGTACTCCATCCGGCAGCAGGAGCTGCTGGTCCGGGAGAGCGTGAGCGCGGCGTACCTGGCGCTGCTGACGGCCTACCGCACCATCGCGGTGCGGGCGAACAACCGCACGGCGGCGGACGAGGCGCTATCGCTGGCCACCGAGCGCTACCGGGTGGGCTCGGGCTCGATCATCGAGCTGCTGGACGCGCGCGTCGCGTCGGAGCAGGCCGGCGTCGACTACGTCACCTCCGTCTACGACTATCACAAGGCGATCGCCGCGCTGGAGCAGGCGGTCGGGCAGCCTCTTCGCTAG
- a CDS encoding efflux RND transporter periplasmic adaptor subunit has protein sequence MSTRGKVVLIVGGVIVLAGFVSLGVSKRRQPAVDVKLERVARRDLVSIVTASGKIEPEQSVDILSDIMGRIVYLPLQEGNFVQRGQILVKLDTATYAAAVEQAQAGVASARANVAQAQANLDQAQRAYNRARDVRAQNAQLISEEALEQAQTAQAVAAANLDASQRAVEQAVASLRNARDQLSKTIIASPLSGQVTRLAVKLGEVAVPGTFSRETGLLMTVSDMSVIEARVNVDETDVVRIKLGDSAQVSIDAFPDTTFSGHVTKIANSSVAGASASTSGLVTAAQAVDFEVRVTLDHPPKGLRPDLSATANIITDTRKQALSVPIIALTVREPTADTTHPAPAGGTAVAQNAPRYQVSQDTSQAHRAKEAEGVFVVDTVTHVAHFTPVKVGIAGDEYFELLSGLKGGETIVAGSYAAIKDLKDGSRVKGQVPAAGARRAKAP, from the coding sequence ATGAGCACTCGCGGGAAAGTCGTCCTCATCGTCGGCGGCGTCATCGTCCTCGCCGGCTTCGTCTCGCTCGGCGTCTCCAAGCGCCGCCAGCCGGCGGTCGACGTGAAGCTCGAGAGGGTCGCCCGGCGCGACCTGGTCTCGATCGTCACGGCGAGCGGGAAGATCGAGCCCGAGCAGTCGGTGGACATCCTGTCCGACATCATGGGGCGCATCGTCTACCTGCCGCTGCAGGAAGGCAACTTCGTGCAGCGCGGCCAGATCCTGGTGAAGCTCGACACCGCGACCTACGCCGCTGCGGTCGAGCAGGCCCAGGCCGGGGTCGCCTCCGCGCGGGCCAACGTGGCCCAGGCGCAAGCCAACCTCGACCAGGCGCAGCGCGCCTACAACCGGGCGCGGGACGTCCGGGCGCAGAATGCGCAGCTCATCTCCGAGGAGGCGCTCGAGCAGGCGCAGACCGCGCAGGCGGTGGCGGCCGCGAACCTCGACGCGTCGCAGCGGGCGGTGGAGCAGGCGGTCGCGAGCCTGCGCAACGCCCGGGACCAGCTCAGCAAGACGATCATCGCCTCCCCGCTCTCCGGCCAGGTGACGCGCCTGGCGGTGAAGCTGGGCGAGGTCGCGGTGCCCGGCACCTTCTCGCGCGAGACCGGGCTGCTGATGACCGTGTCGGACATGTCGGTCATCGAGGCGCGCGTCAACGTGGACGAGACGGACGTGGTCCGCATCAAGCTCGGCGACTCGGCGCAGGTCTCCATCGACGCGTTCCCGGACACGACCTTCAGCGGGCACGTGACCAAGATCGCGAACTCGTCGGTCGCGGGGGCGAGTGCGTCGACCAGCGGGCTGGTGACCGCGGCGCAGGCGGTGGACTTCGAGGTGCGAGTGACGCTGGACCACCCGCCGAAGGGGCTGCGGCCCGATCTCTCGGCCACGGCGAACATCATCACCGACACGCGCAAGCAGGCGCTTTCGGTGCCGATCATCGCGCTGACCGTGCGCGAGCCGACGGCGGACACGACGCACCCCGCGCCGGCGGGCGGGACGGCGGTCGCCCAGAACGCGCCGCGCTACCAGGTGTCGCAGGACACCTCGCAGGCGCACCGCGCCAAGGAGGCCGAGGGCGTGTTCGTGGTGGACACGGTCACGCACGTCGCCCACTTCACACCGGTGAAGGTCGGGATCGCGGGCGACGAGTACTTCGAGTTGCTGAGCGGCCTCAAGGGCGGCGAGACGATCGTCGCCGGCAGCTACGCGGCCATCAAGGACCTCAAGGACGGCAGCCGGGTGAAGGGGCAGGTGCCGGCGGCCGGCGCGCGCCGAGCGAAGGCTCCGTGA
- a CDS encoding ABC transporter ATP-binding protein, whose amino-acid sequence MSEPVIRTVGLTRDYPMGGETVRALRGVDLEIQPNEYVAIMGPSGSGKSTLMNLIGCLDTPTSGQYWLAGTEVSRMTDDELARVRNRQIGFVFQTFNLLPRATALHNVELPLVYAGLPARERRRQAEQALASVGLGDRMEHRPAELSGGQRQRVAIARALVTEPSIILADEPTGNLDSTTSEEIMKILEELHRTRGQTIVMVTHEADIARHAERVVTLHDGVVSSDRLKAA is encoded by the coding sequence GTGAGCGAGCCCGTCATCCGCACGGTCGGTCTGACGCGCGATTACCCGATGGGTGGCGAGACCGTGCGCGCCCTGCGGGGCGTGGACCTCGAGATCCAGCCCAACGAGTACGTCGCCATCATGGGGCCCTCGGGCTCCGGCAAGTCCACCCTGATGAACCTGATCGGCTGCCTCGACACGCCGACGTCAGGCCAGTACTGGCTGGCGGGCACCGAGGTGTCGCGGATGACCGACGACGAGCTGGCGCGGGTCCGCAACCGCCAGATCGGGTTCGTGTTCCAGACCTTCAACCTGCTGCCGCGCGCCACGGCGCTGCACAACGTGGAGCTGCCGCTGGTCTACGCCGGCCTGCCCGCGCGCGAGCGCCGCCGCCAGGCCGAGCAGGCGCTGGCGTCGGTCGGCCTCGGCGACCGGATGGAGCATCGGCCGGCCGAGCTGTCGGGCGGCCAGCGCCAGCGGGTGGCCATCGCGCGGGCGCTGGTCACGGAGCCGAGCATCATTCTCGCGGACGAGCCGACGGGCAACCTCGACTCGACGACCAGCGAAGAGATCATGAAGATCCTCGAGGAGCTGCACCGCACCCGGGGCCAGACCATCGTGATGGTCACCCACGAGGCGGACATCGCGCGGCACGCCGAGCGGGTGGTCACGCTCCACGACGGCGTGGTCTCGTCCGACCGGCTCAAGGCGGCCTAG
- a CDS encoding ABC transporter permease: MPIYEAVMLALGTIRAQKLKSFFSLIGAFIGVMFLIAVVSIVKGMDKYVQEDFAAKIFGINTFTVNRRPGVQFGNPGDATRRAWRRRPQLYEDDFHAIRAALPSDYLVAIESSNQAEGVVGTKHSAYIQVSGVSEDLFKIRDYRIADGRIFTPEEINHSANVVVIGTDVADSFFTGEDPVGRTIRIAGFPYTVIGVVEKQGNVFGFSLDRFAIAPYTSEIKKVVNPHKVVDGIIVKAQSDAMMKAAMDRVEGLMRSRHHLRPQEDDDFHLDTQEDVLSFWAKISKVLYTALPLLVGVSLVVGGIVIMNIMLMAVAERTREIGVRKSLGARRRDILAQFLVEAATLSTTGAALGILAGLGLARLVKAVSPLPMGVSPLSIVLGIALGIGVGVIAGVYPASRAAKLDPVAALRFE; this comes from the coding sequence ATGCCGATCTACGAGGCGGTCATGCTGGCGCTGGGCACGATCCGCGCGCAGAAGCTCAAGAGCTTCTTCTCACTGATCGGCGCGTTCATCGGCGTGATGTTCCTGATCGCGGTCGTCTCGATCGTGAAGGGCATGGACAAGTACGTGCAGGAGGACTTCGCCGCCAAGATCTTCGGCATCAACACCTTCACGGTGAACCGGCGGCCCGGGGTGCAGTTCGGGAACCCGGGCGACGCGACCCGGCGCGCCTGGCGGCGTCGGCCGCAGCTGTACGAGGACGACTTCCACGCCATCCGCGCCGCTCTGCCGTCGGACTACCTGGTGGCCATCGAGAGCTCGAACCAGGCCGAGGGGGTCGTCGGCACCAAGCACTCCGCCTACATCCAGGTCTCCGGGGTGTCCGAGGACCTGTTCAAGATCCGCGACTACCGCATCGCCGACGGGCGGATCTTCACGCCCGAGGAGATCAACCACTCGGCCAACGTGGTGGTGATCGGCACGGACGTCGCCGACAGCTTCTTCACGGGGGAGGACCCGGTCGGCAGGACCATCCGCATCGCGGGCTTCCCCTACACCGTCATCGGGGTGGTGGAAAAGCAGGGGAACGTCTTCGGGTTCTCGCTCGATCGCTTCGCCATCGCGCCGTACACGTCCGAGATCAAGAAGGTGGTCAACCCGCACAAGGTGGTGGACGGCATCATCGTGAAGGCGCAGAGCGACGCGATGATGAAGGCCGCGATGGACAGGGTCGAGGGCCTGATGCGCAGCCGTCACCACCTGCGGCCCCAGGAGGACGACGACTTCCACCTCGACACCCAGGAAGACGTGCTCAGCTTCTGGGCCAAGATCTCCAAGGTGCTGTACACCGCGCTGCCGCTCCTGGTGGGCGTGTCGCTGGTGGTGGGCGGCATCGTGATCATGAACATCATGCTGATGGCGGTCGCGGAGCGCACCCGGGAGATCGGGGTCCGCAAGTCGCTCGGCGCGCGGCGCCGCGACATTCTGGCCCAGTTCCTGGTCGAGGCGGCGACCCTCTCGACCACCGGCGCCGCCCTCGGCATCCTCGCCGGCCTCGGCCTGGCGCGGCTGGTCAAGGCCGTCTCACCGCTGCCGATGGGCGTCTCGCCCCTGTCCATCGTGCTCGGCATCGCCCTCGGCATCGGCGTCGGGGTGATCGCGGGCGTGTATCCCGCGAGCCGGGCCGCCAAACTCGACCCCGTCGCGGCACTGAGGTTCGAATGA
- a CDS encoding ABC transporter permease, which translates to MTSSRTTSVVTTLLEGIGIALDSLRASKTRAALTIVGIAIGVMVVMGMSAAVKGINTSFESAIAQLGPKTFFVFRYFQGGIQMGGDRNAPWRHYPPISQDEAKLIARLPTVKAVIMSEGRQATVQAGSESEDNVQIQGDGASWPRVSGGDLTAGRSYTDIEDAAGDKVVVVNTKLAVRFFAQLDPTGHTLKIYGQEFKIIGVYEPPPNLFGGGNDYIVIMPWVTFHRYMNVNWGWANLAVMPTDEATVQDAMDDVTSALRRERGLRPGYENTFSVVTQDKFLDIWGKLTGVFFVVMIALSGVGLMVGGVGVVAVMMISVTERTREIGVRKALGATQGEILWQFLVEAATLTLIGGAVGMLLGGGLAYAVAHFSPIPARVPPLSIVAALGASVITGIVFGIVPAQRAARMDPVEALRYE; encoded by the coding sequence ATGACGTCTTCGCGGACCACCTCGGTCGTCACGACGCTGCTCGAGGGCATCGGGATCGCGCTCGACTCGCTCCGGGCCAGCAAGACCCGCGCGGCCCTGACCATCGTCGGCATCGCGATCGGCGTGATGGTGGTGATGGGGATGTCCGCCGCCGTGAAGGGCATCAACACCAGCTTCGAGAGCGCGATCGCTCAGCTGGGCCCCAAGACCTTCTTCGTGTTCCGCTACTTCCAGGGCGGCATCCAGATGGGCGGCGACCGCAACGCGCCCTGGCGGCACTACCCGCCGATCAGCCAGGACGAGGCCAAGCTCATCGCCCGGTTGCCGACCGTCAAGGCCGTGATCATGTCGGAGGGCCGCCAGGCGACCGTCCAGGCGGGCAGCGAGAGCGAGGACAACGTCCAGATCCAGGGCGACGGCGCGAGCTGGCCGCGGGTGTCGGGCGGCGACCTCACGGCCGGGCGCTCCTACACGGACATCGAGGACGCGGCGGGCGACAAGGTCGTGGTCGTCAACACCAAGCTCGCGGTGCGCTTCTTCGCCCAGCTCGACCCGACCGGCCACACCCTCAAGATCTACGGCCAGGAGTTCAAGATCATCGGCGTGTACGAGCCACCGCCCAACCTGTTCGGCGGCGGCAACGACTACATCGTGATCATGCCCTGGGTCACCTTCCACCGCTACATGAACGTCAACTGGGGATGGGCGAACCTGGCGGTCATGCCCACGGACGAGGCCACCGTGCAGGACGCGATGGACGACGTCACGTCGGCGCTGCGGCGGGAGCGCGGCCTGCGGCCGGGCTACGAGAACACGTTCTCCGTGGTCACGCAGGACAAGTTCCTCGACATCTGGGGCAAGCTCACCGGTGTCTTCTTCGTGGTGATGATCGCCCTCTCGGGCGTGGGCCTGATGGTGGGCGGGGTGGGCGTGGTGGCGGTGATGATGATCAGCGTCACCGAGCGCACGCGGGAGATCGGCGTGCGCAAGGCGCTCGGCGCCACCCAGGGCGAGATCCTGTGGCAGTTCCTGGTGGAAGCCGCGACGCTGACGCTGATCGGCGGCGCGGTCGGGATGCTGCTGGGCGGCGGCCTGGCGTACGCGGTCGCGCATTTCTCGCCGATCCCGGCCCGGGTACCGCCGCTGTCCATCGTGGCGGCGCTTGGCGCCTCGGTCATCACCGGCATCGTGTTCGGCATCGTGCCGGCCCAGCGAGCGGCGAGGATGGATCCGGTGGAGGCGCTGCGGTACGAATGA
- the bshB1 gene encoding bacillithiol biosynthesis deacetylase BshB1: MHLDVLAIAAHPDDAELTCGGTLAKAVRQGHRAGILDLVAGESGTSGSAAVRLGEAARAARALGLHARENAGLADAHLHNTDQARRVVVEWIRRFRPRTVILPFPVGRHPDHRIASELARDACYLAGLARYDAAGRAWRPRKILYALAYREDPVKPTFVVDISSTFAAKMRAIHCYKSQFDGTGSAGEIFPTGQPLYELIETQSAHYGSLIRTRYGEPFFTQETVRVDDVVELGVRSM, translated from the coding sequence ATGCACCTCGATGTCCTCGCGATAGCGGCTCACCCGGACGACGCCGAGCTCACCTGCGGCGGCACGCTCGCCAAGGCAGTCCGGCAGGGGCATCGCGCCGGCATCCTCGACCTCGTGGCCGGCGAGAGCGGCACCAGCGGCTCGGCGGCCGTGCGGCTCGGGGAGGCCGCGCGGGCCGCCAGGGCGCTCGGCCTCCACGCCCGCGAGAACGCCGGCCTCGCGGACGCGCACCTCCACAACACCGACCAGGCGCGGCGGGTCGTGGTCGAGTGGATCCGGCGCTTCCGCCCGCGGACCGTCATCCTCCCCTTCCCCGTCGGCCGGCACCCGGACCACCGGATCGCCTCCGAGCTCGCCCGCGACGCCTGCTACCTCGCCGGCCTCGCGCGCTACGACGCAGCCGGGCGCGCCTGGCGGCCGCGCAAGATCCTCTACGCCCTCGCCTACCGCGAGGACCCCGTGAAACCCACGTTCGTGGTGGACATCTCGAGCACGTTCGCGGCGAAGATGCGCGCCATCCACTGCTACAAGTCGCAGTTCGACGGCACCGGCTCGGCCGGGGAGATCTTCCCGACGGGCCAGCCACTCTACGAGCTGATCGAGACTCAGTCGGCGCACTACGGCTCCCTCATCCGGACCCGCTATGGCGAGCCGTTCTTCACCCAGGAAACGGTCCGGGTGGACGACGTGGTGGAGTTGGGAGTGCGGTCGATGTGA
- a CDS encoding four helix bundle protein produces the protein MAGDLGDLVVWRESAQLAQGAIDAARRMSGFGTPAAADQIARAAESIPANIAEAYGRGFGKDGARFLRVARGSAAELESHLWLAERTGGVPGQLAADLLRRTQHVRALLRGLLQATAGGRSRG, from the coding sequence ATGGCTGGCGATCTCGGGGACCTGGTCGTCTGGCGGGAGTCTGCTCAGCTGGCGCAGGGAGCGATCGACGCCGCACGGCGGATGAGCGGCTTCGGCACGCCGGCTGCAGCGGACCAGATCGCGCGGGCTGCCGAGTCGATACCCGCCAATATCGCCGAGGCGTACGGCCGGGGGTTCGGCAAAGACGGTGCCCGGTTCCTCAGGGTGGCGCGGGGCTCGGCGGCGGAGCTGGAGAGCCATTTGTGGCTGGCGGAACGGACCGGCGGTGTGCCGGGGCAGCTGGCGGCGGACCTTCTCCGGCGCACGCAGCACGTGCGCGCGCTGCTTCGGGGCCTGCTACAGGCTACGGCAGGCGGTAGATCGCGGGGCTGA
- a CDS encoding cysteine desulfurase family protein, whose translation MPHRLYLDHAATTPVRAEVREAMLPYLGEDAFGNPSSAHAVGRAARAGVERAREQVAAALGAESKQVFFTSGGTEADNLAILGAVQAAIAKTGAGLARRDDGVVHLVTSPTEHHAVTAAVHEAERRGAFATFLPVDLNGTVDLAALDQALAGRGPAGRPALVSVMWVNNEVGTIQPVPGIAQRCAAAGVAYHIDAVQALGKIPVNLAALPWTAVSVSAHKIGGPKGVGALVVRDPSRFTPILRGGSQQQGLRPGTENVPGIVGFGLAAQLAAREQAGSAAAWTAMRDGLERAILERVPDAVVHASGAARAPNILNVSAPGTDSESVLMHLDLAGIAAASGSACTTGSVEPSHVLLAMGVPPVLAAAGVRFSFGPLSSADQVPHVAETYAKVVAKVRELRRVLARA comes from the coding sequence ATGCCCCATCGCCTTTACCTCGACCACGCCGCGACGACGCCCGTCCGCGCGGAAGTGCGCGAGGCCATGCTCCCGTACCTGGGCGAGGACGCCTTCGGCAACCCCTCCTCGGCGCACGCCGTCGGGCGCGCCGCCCGGGCGGGCGTGGAGCGCGCGAGGGAGCAGGTCGCCGCCGCGCTGGGCGCCGAGTCCAAGCAGGTGTTCTTCACCTCGGGCGGCACGGAAGCCGACAACCTGGCGATCCTCGGCGCCGTGCAGGCGGCGATCGCGAAGACCGGCGCGGGGCTCGCCCGTCGCGACGACGGCGTCGTGCACCTCGTCACGAGCCCGACCGAGCACCACGCCGTGACCGCCGCGGTCCACGAGGCGGAGCGCCGGGGCGCCTTCGCCACGTTCCTCCCGGTGGACTTGAACGGCACGGTGGACCTCGCCGCCCTCGACCAGGCACTCGCGGGTCGGGGGCCGGCCGGTCGCCCGGCCCTGGTCTCGGTGATGTGGGTGAACAACGAGGTGGGCACGATTCAGCCGGTGCCCGGGATCGCGCAGCGCTGTGCCGCCGCCGGCGTGGCCTACCACATCGACGCGGTGCAGGCGCTCGGCAAGATCCCGGTGAACCTGGCCGCGCTGCCGTGGACGGCCGTGTCGGTGTCGGCCCACAAGATCGGGGGCCCCAAGGGCGTCGGCGCGCTCGTCGTGCGGGACCCCTCGCGCTTCACCCCCATCCTGCGCGGCGGCTCGCAGCAGCAGGGACTGCGCCCCGGCACCGAGAACGTCCCCGGCATCGTCGGCTTCGGGCTGGCCGCCCAGCTGGCCGCCCGGGAACAGGCCGGCAGCGCCGCGGCGTGGACCGCGATGCGCGATGGACTCGAGCGGGCGATCCTCGAGCGCGTGCCCGACGCCGTCGTGCATGCCTCCGGCGCCGCCCGGGCGCCGAACATCCTCAACGTGAGCGCGCCGGGCACCGACTCGGAATCGGTGCTGATGCACCTCGACCTGGCCGGGATCGCGGCCGCCTCCGGCTCGGCGTGCACGACGGGCTCGGTCGAGCCGTCCCACGTGCTGCTGGCGATGGGCGTGCCGCCCGTCCTGGCCGCGGCAGGCGTGCGGTTCAGCTTCGGGCCGCTGTCGTCCGCGGACCAGGTCCCGCACGTCGCCGAGACCTACGCCAAGGTCGTCGCCAAGGTCCGCGAGCTGCGCAGGGTGCTGGCCCGGGCATGA